One Arthrobacter sp. StoSoilB19 DNA window includes the following coding sequences:
- a CDS encoding amino acid ABC transporter ATP-binding protein has translation MTITAEKPLVQIEGLHKYYGHHHVLRGIDMTVKQGEVSVVIGPSGSGKSTMLRCVNLLETISAGRISVGGQLIGYREVNGRLHDLKTKEIAAQRREIGMVFQRFNLFPHKTALQNVMEAPVHVKGQPKAEAQKRALELLDRVGLGDRAGHYPSQLSGGQQQRVAIARALAMEPELMLFDEPTSALDPELVGDVLNVMKDLAKSGMTMIVVTHEIGFAREVGDTLTFMDGGVVVESGDPREIIANPQHARTKEFLSRVL, from the coding sequence ATGACGATCACAGCAGAAAAGCCGCTGGTCCAGATCGAGGGCCTCCACAAGTACTACGGGCACCACCATGTGCTGCGGGGCATCGACATGACCGTCAAACAGGGCGAGGTGTCCGTGGTGATCGGGCCTTCGGGTTCCGGCAAGTCCACCATGCTGCGCTGCGTGAACCTCCTGGAAACTATCAGTGCCGGGCGGATTTCCGTGGGCGGTCAGTTGATCGGCTACCGCGAGGTCAACGGCCGGCTCCACGACCTCAAGACCAAGGAAATCGCCGCCCAGCGCCGGGAAATCGGCATGGTGTTCCAGCGGTTCAACCTGTTCCCGCACAAGACCGCGCTCCAGAACGTCATGGAAGCACCGGTGCATGTGAAGGGCCAGCCGAAGGCCGAGGCCCAGAAGCGGGCGCTTGAGCTGCTGGACCGTGTGGGACTGGGCGACCGGGCAGGCCACTACCCGTCCCAGCTTTCCGGCGGCCAGCAGCAGCGCGTGGCCATCGCCCGGGCGCTGGCCATGGAGCCTGAGCTCATGCTCTTTGATGAGCCCACCTCGGCCCTGGACCCGGAGCTGGTGGGCGACGTCCTGAACGTGATGAAGGACCTGGCAAAGTCCGGCATGACCATGATCGTGGTGACCCACGAGATCGGCTTCGCCCGCGAAGTGGGCGACACCCTGACCTTCATGGACGGCGGCGTGGTGGTGGAGTCGGGCGATCCCCGCGAGATCATCGCCAACCCCCAGCATGCGCGCACCAAGGAGTTCCTCAGCCGCGTGCTGTAG